In Mycolicibacter virginiensis, the DNA window GGGGCAAGGCGGACGCACGCGACCGCGCCGACGACTTGGCGCGCGAGGTCGCGGCGCTGGCGATCGCGCTACACACCGCGCTGCTCAAGTCGTCGGTACACGACGTACTGCACGGCTGAGGACTAGACTTCGCCTCGGCGGCTCGTTGCGCGGCATGCGGTTTCCGACCGGGGGTTTCGCAGCGAGTCATACTGGGACGACAGGGACTTGGGACGACAAGGACTTGGGACGCAGCGAACGCGGAGGGCTGACTGGAGATGGGTGAAGTACGCGTGGTCGGCATCCGCGTCGAGCAGCCGCAGAACCAGCCGGTACTGCTCCTGCGCGAAGCCGACGGTGATCGATATCTCCCGATCTGGATCGGGCAGGCCGAAGCCGCCGCCATCGCCTTGGAGCAACAGGGCGTGGAGCCCGCCCGGCCCCTGACTCACGACTTGATCCGTGACTTGATCGGCGCCCTCGGACATTCGCTCAAGGAGGTCCGAATCGTCGACCTGCAAGAGGGCACGTTCTACGCCGACCTGATCTTCGACCGCGACATCACGGTGTCGGCGCGCCCGTCGGACTCGGTGGCCATCGCGCTGCGGGTGGGTGTGCCGATCTTCGTCGAAGAAGCGGTCCTGGCCGAGGCGGGCCTGCTGATCCCCGACGAGGGCGATGACGAGACCGCCGGCGCGGTACGTGAAGACGAGGTGGAGAAGTTCAAGGAATTCCTCGATAGCGTGTCGCCCGACGATTTCAAAGCAACCTGACCCGGCGCGGCGGACTCAGCCTCGTCACAGATCCGTTTCATCTCTCTGCCGTCGGCGCGACACGCCCAAACGAAAGCAACACGCATAAAACGCGGCACCCATACTTGAACCACGGCGGGAACAACTGCACGGCAGCTCGTCGGACGGCGTATGCTCACGACCAACTCGGGCAAGAGCAAACGCGGCCACTGGCCAGTCAGTGGCAACGAGCGCGATCGGCGAGAGGAAGCAGCGTGGGCGACCAACCGGGGCAGGAACAGCTGGACTTCACGGGTCAGTCCGACAAGGGCGACCGCGAAGTCCCCGCGGCCCCCTCCAGCGCCGGCCAACCCGTACAGGGCGGCCTGTTCCCGGACGACTCCGTTCCCGACGAACTCGTCGGTTACCGGGGCCCGAGCGCCTGCCAGATCGCCGGCATCACCTACCGTCAGCTCGACTACTGGGCTCGTACCTCGCTGGTGGTGCCCTCCATCCGGGGCGCGGCCGGCTCCGGTAGCCAGCGGCTCTACTCGTTCAAAGACATCCTGGTGCTCAAGATCGTCAAGCGACTCCTCGACACCGGCATCTCGCTGCACAACATCCGGATCGCCGTCGACCACCTTCGGGAGCGCGGCGTCCAGGATCTGGCCAACATCACGCTGTTCTCCGACGGCACCACCGTGTACGAATGCACCTCGGCTGAAGAGGTCGTCGACCTGCTGCAGGGCGGCCAGGGGGTGTTCGGTATCGCGGTATCGGGCGCGATGCGCGAGCTGACCGGCGTGATCTCCGACTTCCCCGGCGAGCGTGCCGACGGCGGCGAGTCGATCGCCGCGCCGGAAGACGAACTGGCCAGCCGCCGCAAGTTCCGCGACCGCAAGACCGGTTAGGGCTCAAAGCCTCGGCGCAGCGGTCGAAAAACCGTTGCTGAATCCTGGTCGACCGGGCCCGACGGGTAGTATTGGGTCCGCATCAGCCTCTCGCGGGAGAGTTCCGTGGCAGCCAGCCGCGGACGCCGAAGGAGCAATACCTCTCCGTCAACCTCTCAGGCACCCGGACCGCGGCCGGCATTGATGCCTCTGGAAAGCGGTGACGCCCGTACGGGTTACACCCGCCCATGGGGAAAGGCGCCGCAGGCAGCTCGGCGCCGAATCTCTCAGGCGCCCGGGCCGGGCAGACGACAGAGGGGGAGGACACGAATTCGTCTCGCAGTCGTCTAGCGCCCAGGAGTTCCCGTGTCCGAGTACACCGAATCCCGCTTTGTTGACCGGCACATCGGCCCCGACAGCACCGCGATCAGCGCGATGCTCGCCGCCATCGGTGTCGCGTCGCTGGAGGACCTGGCCGCCAAGGCCGTGCCCGCCGGCATCCTCGACGCGCTGAGCGCTGACGGCATCGCGCCCGGGCTGGAGGTCCTGCCGGCCCCGGCCACCGAGGCACAGACCCTGGCCGAACTGCGCGAACTGGCCGATACCAGCACGGTTGCGGTGTCGATGATCGGCCAGGGCTACTACGACACGCTCACCCCGCAGGTGTTGCTGCGCAACATCATGCAGAACCCGGCGTGGTACACCGCTTACACGCCGTACCAGCCGGAGATCAGCCAGGGCCGGCTGGAGGCCCTGCTGAACTTCCAGACCATGATCGCCGACCTGACCGGGTGCGAGATCGCCAACGCCTCGATGCTCGACGAGGGCACCGCGGCCGCCGAAGCGATGACGTTGATGCACCGCGCCACGCGCGGCACCTCGCATCGGCTGCTGGTCGACTCCGACCTGTTCACCCAGACCGCGGCGGTGCTGGCGACTCGCGCCGAGCCGCTGCGCATCGAGATCGTCACCGCCGACCTGCGGGAGGGACTTCCCGACGGCGACTTCTTCGGGGTGATCGTGCAGTTGCCGGGCGCCTCGGGCCGGATCACGGATTGGTCGGGGCTGATCGAAGCCGCCCACGAGCGCGGCGCACTGGTGGCGGTGGGCGCGGATCTGCTGGCATGCACGCTGCTCACCCCGCCGGGCGAGATCGGCGCCGACGTGGCATTCGGCACTGCCCAACGGTTCGGGGTGCCGATGGGCTTCGGCGGCCCGCACGCCGGCTACCTGGCCGTGCACTCGGGTCACGCCCGCCAGCTGCCCGGCCGGCTGGTCGGGGTGTCCAGGGATCGGGATGGCGCTGATGCCTACCGGCTGGCGCTGCAAACCCGCGAACAGCACATCCGCCGGGACAAGGCCACCTCGAACATCTGTACCGCACAGGTGCTGCTGGCGGTGATGGCCGCGATGTATGCCAGCTATCACGGCGCCGACGGTCTGACCGCGATCGCGCGGCGCGTGCACGCCCACGCCGAGAAGATCGGCGCCGCACTCGGTGAGGCGCTGGTGCACGACCGCTATTTCGACACGGTGCTGGCGCGGGTGCCGGGCCGGGCCGACGAGGTGATCGCTGCGGCCAAGGCCGACGGGATCAACTTGTGGCGGGTCGACGCCGACCACGTCTCGGTGGCCTGCGACGAGACGACCACCGACGCGCAGGTGGCCGCGGTGCTGGATGCCTTCGGGGTGGCGGCGGTCGAGCCGGCCGACGCGCCCATTGCCACCCGCACGTCGGAATTCCTGACCCACCCGGCGTTCACCCGCTACCGCACCGAAACCGCGATGATGCGTTACCTGCGCAC includes these proteins:
- the gcvP gene encoding aminomethyl-transferring glycine dehydrogenase, encoding MSEYTESRFVDRHIGPDSTAISAMLAAIGVASLEDLAAKAVPAGILDALSADGIAPGLEVLPAPATEAQTLAELRELADTSTVAVSMIGQGYYDTLTPQVLLRNIMQNPAWYTAYTPYQPEISQGRLEALLNFQTMIADLTGCEIANASMLDEGTAAAEAMTLMHRATRGTSHRLLVDSDLFTQTAAVLATRAEPLRIEIVTADLREGLPDGDFFGVIVQLPGASGRITDWSGLIEAAHERGALVAVGADLLACTLLTPPGEIGADVAFGTAQRFGVPMGFGGPHAGYLAVHSGHARQLPGRLVGVSRDRDGADAYRLALQTREQHIRRDKATSNICTAQVLLAVMAAMYASYHGADGLTAIARRVHAHAEKIGAALGEALVHDRYFDTVLARVPGRADEVIAAAKADGINLWRVDADHVSVACDETTTDAQVAAVLDAFGVAAVEPADAPIATRTSEFLTHPAFTRYRTETAMMRYLRTLSDKDIALDRSMIPLGSCTMKLNAAAEMESITWPEFARQHPFAPAGDAVGLRTLIAQLETWLAGITGYDAVSLQPNAGSQGEYAGLLAIHAYHASRGESHRDICLIPSSAHGTNAASAALAGMRVVVVACRDNGDVDLDDLRAKVDQHAAALSTLMITYPSTHGVYEHDIAEICAAVHDAGGQVYVDGANLNALVGLARPGKFGGDVSHLNLHKTFCIPHGGGGPGVGPVAVRAHLAEFLPGHPLAAELPAGHPVSAAPYGSASILPITWAYIRMMGADGLRAASLTAIASANYIARRLDEHYPVLYTGENGMVAHECILDLREITKSTGVTVDDVAKRLADYGFHAPTMSFPVAGTLMVEPTESESLAEVDAFCEAMIAIRGEIDRVGSGEWSVEDNPLRGAPHTAECLVVDKWEHPYTREQAAYPLGRGFRPKVWPPVRRIDGAFGDRNLVCSCPPVEAYS
- a CDS encoding bifunctional nuclease family protein, whose amino-acid sequence is MGEVRVVGIRVEQPQNQPVLLLREADGDRYLPIWIGQAEAAAIALEQQGVEPARPLTHDLIRDLIGALGHSLKEVRIVDLQEGTFYADLIFDRDITVSARPSDSVAIALRVGVPIFVEEAVLAEAGLLIPDEGDDETAGAVREDEVEKFKEFLDSVSPDDFKAT
- a CDS encoding MerR family transcriptional regulator codes for the protein MGDQPGQEQLDFTGQSDKGDREVPAAPSSAGQPVQGGLFPDDSVPDELVGYRGPSACQIAGITYRQLDYWARTSLVVPSIRGAAGSGSQRLYSFKDILVLKIVKRLLDTGISLHNIRIAVDHLRERGVQDLANITLFSDGTTVYECTSAEEVVDLLQGGQGVFGIAVSGAMRELTGVISDFPGERADGGESIAAPEDELASRRKFRDRKTG